A window of Nerophis ophidion isolate RoL-2023_Sa linkage group LG17, RoL_Noph_v1.0, whole genome shotgun sequence contains these coding sequences:
- the dusp4 gene encoding dual specificity protein phosphatase 4, with protein MEDLCEMDCTVLKRLLKKDGARCLVLDCRSFLAFSAGHIRGAVNARCNTIVRRRAKGSVLSLDQLLAGDDEVRAHFRCGMYSAVVLYDERTPDTDTVKEDSTLSLVLHALCRDSTSTNIYFLKGGYDKFFAEYPEFCLKTKSLPPLTSQSSVESSCSSCGTPHHDQGGPVEILPFLYLGSALHASKKEVLDGIGISALLNVSSDCPNHFENAYQYKCIPVEDNHKEDISCWFLEAIEFIDSVRDSSGRVLVHCQAGISRSATICLAYLMKRKRVRLEEAFEFVRRRRSIISPNFSFMGQLLQFESQLLATSCAAEAAATASPLLGPKSSAGTASATPTPTSPFIFNFPVSVVNTAYLHHNPITTSPGC; from the exons ATGGAAGATCTGTGCGAGATGGACTGTACGGTGCTCAAGCGGCTCCTGAAGAAGGACGGCGCCCGGTGCTTGGTGCTCGACTGCCGCTCATTCCTCGCCTTCAGCGCGGGACACATCCGAGGGGCCGTCAACGCCCGCTGCAACACGATCGTCCGCCGCAGGGCCAAGGGATCTGTGCTCAGCCTGGATCAGCTCCTAGCCGGCGATGATGAAGTCCGGGCCCACTTCCGCTGCGGGATGTACTCTGCCGTCGTGCTGTACGACGAGAGGACGCCGGACACGGACACGGTGAAGGAGGACAGCACGCTGAGCCTCGTGCTCCACGCGCTGTGCAGGGACTCAACCTCCACTAACATCTACTTTCTTAAAG GTGGCTATGACAAGTTTTTCGCCGAGTACCCCGAGTTTTGTTTGAAGACCAAATCCTTGCCCCCGCTCACGAGCCAGTCCAGTGTGGAATCGTCATGCTCTTCCTGTGGAACGCCGCACCACGACCAG GGCGGACCTGTTGAGATCCTCCCATTCCTCTACCTGGGCAGTGCCCTTCACGCCTCCAAAAAGGAAGTCCTGGATGGCATTGGAATCTCGGCGCTGCTCAACGTGTCGTCTGACTGTCCCAACCACTTCGAGAACGCGTACCAGTACAAATGTATTCCTGTGGAAGACAACCACAAAGAAGACATCAGCTGCTGGTTTCTGGAGGCCATCGAGTTCATCG ACTCGGTGCGTGACTCCAGCGGCAGGGTTCTGGTCCACTGCCAGGCGGGCATCTCTCGCTCGGCCACCATCTGCCTGGCCTACCTGATGAAGAGGAAGCGCGTGCGTCTAGAGGAAGCCTTCGAGTTTGTGCGTCGGCGCCGCAGCATCATCTCGCCCAACTTCAGCTTCATGGGCCAGCTGCTACAGTTTGAGTCGCAGCTGCTGGCCACCTCGTGCGCCGCGGAGGCCGCCGCCACAGCCAGCCCTTTGCTAGGACCCAAGTCATCCGCGGGCACCGCTTCGGCGACGCCGACGCCCACCTCGCCGTTCATCTTCAACTTCCCGGTGTCGGTGGTGAACACTGCCTACCTGCACCACAACCCCATCACCACGTCACCCGGCTGCTGA